Proteins from one Salarias fasciatus chromosome 14, fSalaFa1.1, whole genome shotgun sequence genomic window:
- the slc25a15a gene encoding solute carrier family 25 member 15a isoform X1: protein MAPHPAIQAIIDFSAGAAGGTACVMCGQPFDTAKVKMQTFPTKYRGFIDCFVSTFRQVGVRGLYKGTTPALIANISENAILFLSYGFCKDLVSLLSGLDKTAELSDIQKASAGSFASIFSSLVLCPTELVKCRLQAMHEMEESGKIAKGQKSTMWSVVKTVLRTNGPLGFYQGLTSTMVREMPGYFCFFGGYELSRSTFAQHMGTDKDNIGVLPLMFSGGFGGACLWLATFPIDCVKSRIQVHSLAGRQDGFVKTLVKIVRTEASGATSHRDRRQVNKCSSAALPTSLGRPRNDLHSIQHGRDGHSEKTGDQHRGRRRL, encoded by the exons ATGGCTCCACACCCTGCCATCCAGGCAATCATCGACTtctcagctggagctgcag GTGGCACAGCGTGCGTCATGTGCGGCCAGCCGTTCGACACCGCCAAGGTCAAGATGCAGACCTTCCCCACCAAATACCGCGGCTTCATCGACTGCTTCGTGTCGACCTTCAGGCAGGTTGGAGTCCGGGGCCTCTACAAAGGCACGACCCCGGCCCTCATCGCCAACATCAGCGAGAACGCCATCCTTTTCCTGAGTTACGGCTTCTGCAAAGACCTGGTCTCCCTTCTGTCCGGGCTGGATAAAACAGCCGAGCTCag tgaCATCCAGAAGGCTTCTGCAGGGTCTTTcgcctccatcttctcctccttgGTTTTGTGTCCCACAGAACTGGTGAAGTGTCGGCTGCAGGCCATGCATGAAATGGAGGAATCGGGCAAGATAGCCAAAGGACAGAAAAG CACCATGTGGAGCGTCGTCAAGACGGTGCTGAGGACAAACGGGCCTCTGGGTTTCTACCAAGGCCTGACCTCCACCATGGTGAGGGAGATGCCCGGTTACTTCTGCTTCTTTGGAGGCTACGAACTGAGTCGCTCCACTTTCGCGCAGCACATGGGCACCGACAAAGACAACATAG GCGTTCTTCCTCTCATGTTCAGCGGGGGATTCGGGGGAGCTTGTCTCTGGCTGGCGACCTTTCCAATAGACTGTGTGAAGTCCAGAATCCAGGTGCACTCCTTAGCAGGGAGACAAGACGGCTTTGTCAAGACCCTCGTGAAAATCGTTCGTACTGAAG CATCAGGTGCCACATCCCACAGGGACCGGCGGCAGGTAAACAAGTGCAGCTCCGCTGCTCTCCCTACATCGCTGGGGCGACCGAGGAATGATCTCCACAGCATCCAGCACGGCAGAGATGGtcactcagagaaaactggagATCAGCACAGAGGTCGTCGAAG ATTGTGA
- the slc25a15a gene encoding solute carrier family 25 member 15a isoform X2 — translation MAPHPAIQAIIDFSAGAAGGTACVMCGQPFDTAKVKMQTFPTKYRGFIDCFVSTFRQVGVRGLYKGTTPALIANISENAILFLSYGFCKDLVSLLSGLDKTAELSDIQKASAGSFASIFSSLVLCPTELVKCRLQAMHEMEESGKIAKGQKSTMWSVVKTVLRTNGPLGFYQGLTSTMVREMPGYFCFFGGYELSRSTFAQHMGTDKDNIGVLPLMFSGGFGGACLWLATFPIDCVKSRIQVHSLAGRQDGFVKTLVKIVRTEASGATSHRDRRQVNKCSSAALPTSLGRPRNDLHSIQHGRDGHSEKTGDQHRGRRR, via the exons ATGGCTCCACACCCTGCCATCCAGGCAATCATCGACTtctcagctggagctgcag GTGGCACAGCGTGCGTCATGTGCGGCCAGCCGTTCGACACCGCCAAGGTCAAGATGCAGACCTTCCCCACCAAATACCGCGGCTTCATCGACTGCTTCGTGTCGACCTTCAGGCAGGTTGGAGTCCGGGGCCTCTACAAAGGCACGACCCCGGCCCTCATCGCCAACATCAGCGAGAACGCCATCCTTTTCCTGAGTTACGGCTTCTGCAAAGACCTGGTCTCCCTTCTGTCCGGGCTGGATAAAACAGCCGAGCTCag tgaCATCCAGAAGGCTTCTGCAGGGTCTTTcgcctccatcttctcctccttgGTTTTGTGTCCCACAGAACTGGTGAAGTGTCGGCTGCAGGCCATGCATGAAATGGAGGAATCGGGCAAGATAGCCAAAGGACAGAAAAG CACCATGTGGAGCGTCGTCAAGACGGTGCTGAGGACAAACGGGCCTCTGGGTTTCTACCAAGGCCTGACCTCCACCATGGTGAGGGAGATGCCCGGTTACTTCTGCTTCTTTGGAGGCTACGAACTGAGTCGCTCCACTTTCGCGCAGCACATGGGCACCGACAAAGACAACATAG GCGTTCTTCCTCTCATGTTCAGCGGGGGATTCGGGGGAGCTTGTCTCTGGCTGGCGACCTTTCCAATAGACTGTGTGAAGTCCAGAATCCAGGTGCACTCCTTAGCAGGGAGACAAGACGGCTTTGTCAAGACCCTCGTGAAAATCGTTCGTACTGAAG CATCAGGTGCCACATCCCACAGGGACCGGCGGCAGGTAAACAAGTGCAGCTCCGCTGCTCTCCCTACATCGCTGGGGCGACCGAGGAATGATCTCCACAGCATCCAGCACGGCAGAGATGGtcactcagagaaaactggagATCAGCACAGAGGTCGTCGAAGGTGA
- the slc25a15a gene encoding solute carrier family 25 member 15a isoform X3 yields MAPHPAIQAIIDFSAGAAGGTACVMCGQPFDTAKVKMQTFPTKYRGFIDCFVSTFRQVGVRGLYKGTTPALIANISENAILFLSYGFCKDLVSLLSGLDKTAELSDIQKASAGSFASIFSSLVLCPTELVKCRLQAMHEMEESGKIAKGQKSTMWSVVKTVLRTNGPLGFYQGLTSTMVREMPGYFCFFGGYELSRSTFAQHMGTDKDNIGVLPLMFSGGFGGACLWLATFPIDCVKSRIQVHSLAGRQDGFVKTLVKIVRTEGITALYSGLTPTMIRTFPANGALFLAYEWSRKYMMEKAGA; encoded by the exons ATGGCTCCACACCCTGCCATCCAGGCAATCATCGACTtctcagctggagctgcag GTGGCACAGCGTGCGTCATGTGCGGCCAGCCGTTCGACACCGCCAAGGTCAAGATGCAGACCTTCCCCACCAAATACCGCGGCTTCATCGACTGCTTCGTGTCGACCTTCAGGCAGGTTGGAGTCCGGGGCCTCTACAAAGGCACGACCCCGGCCCTCATCGCCAACATCAGCGAGAACGCCATCCTTTTCCTGAGTTACGGCTTCTGCAAAGACCTGGTCTCCCTTCTGTCCGGGCTGGATAAAACAGCCGAGCTCag tgaCATCCAGAAGGCTTCTGCAGGGTCTTTcgcctccatcttctcctccttgGTTTTGTGTCCCACAGAACTGGTGAAGTGTCGGCTGCAGGCCATGCATGAAATGGAGGAATCGGGCAAGATAGCCAAAGGACAGAAAAG CACCATGTGGAGCGTCGTCAAGACGGTGCTGAGGACAAACGGGCCTCTGGGTTTCTACCAAGGCCTGACCTCCACCATGGTGAGGGAGATGCCCGGTTACTTCTGCTTCTTTGGAGGCTACGAACTGAGTCGCTCCACTTTCGCGCAGCACATGGGCACCGACAAAGACAACATAG GCGTTCTTCCTCTCATGTTCAGCGGGGGATTCGGGGGAGCTTGTCTCTGGCTGGCGACCTTTCCAATAGACTGTGTGAAGTCCAGAATCCAGGTGCACTCCTTAGCAGGGAGACAAGACGGCTTTGTCAAGACCCTCGTGAAAATCGTTCGTACTGAAG GAATCACTGCTCTGTACTCCGGTCTCACTCCCACCATGATTCGCACCTTTCCAGCGAACGGAGCTCTGTTCCTGGCTTATGAGTGGAGCCGCAAGTACATGATGGAGAAAGCTGGTGCTTGA
- the LOC115400582 gene encoding erythrocyte band 7 integral membrane protein-like, whose amino-acid sequence MFFILPCTDAFVKVDLRTVSFDIPPQEILTKDSVTVCVDGVVYFRIHCPISAVANVSNAHSSTRLLAQTTLRNALGTKNLAELLSDREGISHSMQESLDEATDPWGIKVERVEIKDVKLPQQLQRAMAAEAEASREARAKIIAAEGEMKASRALKEASLVIAESPSALQLRYLQTLNTIAAEKNSTIVFPLPIDILHNFMERK is encoded by the exons ATGTTTTTTATTCTGCCCTGCACTGACGCCTTTGTGAAAGTTGATCTGAGAACTGTATCCTTCGATATACCCCCACAAGAG attcTCACCAAAGACTcagtgacggtgtgtgtggaCGGGGTGGTGTACTTTCGAATCCACTGTCCCATCTCGGCTGTGGCCAACGTGTCCAACGCTCACTCTTCCACGCGGCTGCTCGCTCAGACCACGCTGAGAAACGCACTCGGGACAAAGAATCTGGCCGAGCTTCTGTCAGACAGAGAGGGGATTTCTCACAGCATGCAG GAATCCCTGGATGAAGCCACCGATCCGTGGGGCATCaaggtggagcgggtggagatAAAGGACGTGAAACTgccccagcagctgcagcgagccatggcggcggaggcggaggccAGCCGGGAGGCCAGGGCCAAA ATCATTGCTGCAGAGGGAGAGATGAAAGCCTCCAGGGCTCTGAAAGAAGCCTCCCTGGTGATTGCCGAGTCGCCCTCCGCTCTCCAGCTGCGATACCTGCAGACTCTCAACACCATCGCCGCAGAGAAGAACTCCACCATCGTCTTCCCTCTGCCCATCGACATTCTGCACAATTTCATGGAGAGGAAGTGA